GCTTCTGCCACATTTTGTTTTTCTTATCACACAATGACGTAGCAGCAATTGTAGGCAACCGATTATGGGGCCCATAAAGCCAGTCACATTTTGTTTTCTTTGGAAATCAAAAAATCTCTGTTTACGCAAGTGCAATAATACTCATAATCATGATAATAATCAAATTAGTTGGATGTGAACTCGATTTTTTGCGGAAATCAAATCGCTGTGATCTACGCAACGTTTACGCTACTCTCGGGGGATATTTATGGGGGTATTGTTTGAAGTCTGATAAGGTGGTATCACACTATTGTCTGGTTCCTGTTTCGATTCGGATTCTACGCATTCCACGAATTCTTTTTTGGTGGCGCTACCAATTCTGCACGGGACTTTTTTGCGCAATGATTCATTATGTACCTTGAAactttgtttgtttgttatcTTTTGCCTCAACATCGCAATGAAATGTCTAAAAAGCTGCCTCATTAGCTTTATTAGTAAGGCAATCCTTATCaaatttttgtttatattGCATTTATCTAGATATCTGGTGGTGTTTGGGTGCTTTGTCATCGTTCAGTTTTAGTTTTGGTAGAGCTTTTACCCCCAAATGTGCCGTTTGGAGCACTCTAGCTATCCATTCATCAGACTGTTCTAAGTGAACTCCATTGGTGGTAAAGCTTTCGTTACgaaatttcattttttaataaatagCTTAAAGTGTTTTAATTTTTGATCCGTCGTGCCTTTCATTCATTAGAATGTGCTATGAGAACTTTGTTGCTTGTTGATTTAGAGAGGTACACTTTGATCCGAACTTCACATGATTATAAAGAGTTTTAAAATAGCTTATCTTGCTGTTAGCTTTTATTCACATTACTCATTGTTCTATGAGAACTCAGTAGTTACTAGCTTTTCGCTTATGTAACGCAGTCGATctttgtagattgaatatacGAATCGAATCAAATCGAATCGAACAACAGGAATAATCAACTTTTGATTGTAAAATTGATGAATATCACATAATTAATTTGATTATATCACCTTGGTTAATCACATTACGTTTGTGCCAGTGCCTCTGTGGCTGTGCCTGTGGCTGCACTCTTTCCGATTACACGTTTGCTAGCACACATAACTTTCGAAACACGTGCCAACGATTTCCAGGGAAATGATCTCACGATCATTACAACGTTCGGTGAAAATATAATAGTTACAACTGCTGTTTGAACTATGAAATCACATGGGCAGTTGGCTGTAACTGTGGGATATTCCTCACCTGCGATCGGTAGAACAAATGTACGCGTTTGTATGCGAAGCCGAAATTCTCCCGCTGCAGTTCCTTGTTGAAGCTCTTGCAAAAGTCATCGAAAAGTTGCAtatttttctgtttttattGTATCGCGGAGCAGAATTTTGAGGATGAGAGCTCCGACGGGAGTCGCGTATAGCCGGCAACTGGCTGTCGAACCCGAAAAGGCTTTTTTCCCCTGTCTGACTTAACCAGAGCTTTGAGTTATGTTTACGACTCACACGAACACCAACGGGAGAAAGAAGGAGagatacacaaagagagagagataaagAGAGAATGCGATATAAAAAAGGGGGAAACGATGATGTTGGAGTCGCGGCAGTGATCTTGAAACAGCACTAAACCCTCTCGGGACGGGGTGGACTGAGGGGAAGCTAGCAGTAGCTAAGAGACGGAGCAATTAGCAAATAGTAGCTCCACTTGGCACGCGCACTCGGACACGACTACTGGGGGATCGATATGGTATACGGAAACCCACCGATCGGTCGATCGCTCGAGCAGGGAGCCCCGAACCCGAGCCGAAACGATGACGAACTTCGGTCAAGAGAGGAGCAGACAGCACACAGCTGAGCGAGGGACTATTGGGATCGAATGCCTAACGGGAAatgtgaaaacaaactataGACATATCATGCTTTATAACCGATCATATCTCTCGACGCAGCGACATCGCCAAGTAAGTTCAATTAATAATATGGAACAGAAATTTTTGCTGGGCTGCCAAAAGAGTATAGTGTCAAATGGCAGACGATGGACTCTCTTTGTGTCTCTGTGTGGGAACCGTTTTATGGATGATATTACATATGTCAATGCGATATTGACAGTACACACACGCTCACACACATCTGATCTTTCATTGTTAACCAGCACTGAACTTGAAGCCATAGAGGTCGACCAATTAAGATCACTATCGAAATATTTCAAGAGCCAAAATGCTGTGCCAAGAATTACTCATGTATAAAATTCTTTTCTGACCTACATTGCTCTGCAATGGTATAAATAGACGATAAGCAAAGTGGGGGAAAGGTTCTACTACGTACCTTATCTAATCCATAAAAAAGAGAGAGCCATTAGGCACTTGAAAACAGACTAATTGCATCTAAATTAGCTTTCGCTCTGTAGATAACCTCTAAGAACTCAGCTTAAAGTCCAAAAAATGTCTGGGAAATTTCGGTCCTATAAAGTTTAAAACgaaataaaataatttttgTTACCTTTGAGATGGGTTTCCTCTTCAGAGACTCCATTCTACATCACTTCactataaaaaaaaactatttaTACTTTTAAGACGTAAACCAACCTCACGATATAGCCAGCGTTGCGATAAAGTGTGTAGGGTATAGGTCATACTACTGCCCCATTTGCCCCATCAAGTTGACTTTATCGTTGGCCATGTTTTCGCAATTGAATTTGGATCAATTTACCGAGACACCCATTTAATAAACACACTCCAGCATCGATTACCCATTGACGTTTCTCTTAAAtttgcatatatatatatatatatatatatatcgttCATATATTACACATTCCCAGCATTACATTTGGAGGCAGAGCCCACCAATTATCGGCGAGAGCGGGTCTCAGGTTCGTTAACCTTGCATCTGACCTTGCCATTGCCTGGCAGCAGTCGAAAGTGTTGTCGACGTCTGTAAAGATAAGATGATGTATCCTCTTGATTGCATAAATTTAATTATACGCTTCTAATTGGGACTCAATTTGGATGTTACTTTGCCTGACTCTCGGTGGGAATCTGAATCTGAAGATGAAATTGCCTGACAATTGCAAGAGTTTTGTGTGTGGGGAaggaatattcccattgataGATTGATAGCGTGGGTTCATATAACATTAACAGATGGAAATCCACTCATCAATATGGCTGCCTTACTGATCCAATTTCAAACGAGAGCTAAAACAACAGCAGTTCATGGCAGGTGATTAATATTTAATTTCTAATCCAAAAAGATTTAATTATCAACTTGAAACAGTAAAGTGTGGCATGATTGGGAAACTATTAGAGATCTAAAAAGAGATCTAAGTGTATTGTCATTGAATCCTATTTCCGATAGCTCTGTTCTGTAATAGTCGATTTCCAACAATAAATGAATCATTATATAGATAGGCGTATGAGTACCAACACTTCAGTcgtaaacaaaaaaaatcgtAATGGAAAACTTCAAAAGTTCAAGTTCCAACATTGTTAAAGACCCATATCAGAAGAGGAAACAACGTCAATCACCATTCACCCACATGGGACATACCCGCAAGATACCCAAAACATTGATAAATTTGCAAGATTGAAAGGTGGAAACAGTTGCTATACTCTATCAGAGTGTATATAGAACTTAGAAACAGCTCAACTAAACTCCAATGACACAAATATAGGAGTGAAGATCTAAAGCCAGCTCTAAAAAAAGATCTAAAGATTGAATTGCAAAGGGTACTTCAACCTCCATGGTACTCATTTCGATAATATTTTGCACTGtggcttgtttttttttccgaCTCCTTATCACTGTATGGGCCAGTAGAGTGCTgtcacactccttatataatAGGAGAAGCCGCATACCTATGCGGAAAACGTTTATCAACAGGGTTATTATTGACTTTGAATCATGTGCAAAAATTCCCAAGACATATTTAAACATTTAGGGCCCCATCGATTGGTTTGAGGATTTTCCAAGTCCAGGCACCAGCCAAGGGTTCCACTTCAGTGGATAGCTCTGGCCCAACTTGACCACGTTCGCGTTCAGGGTCTTATCTTTGGACGCTCGCTGTTTTGTGTTAGACATAAACAGTTGATAAGGACCGATAGATTCGTCGGCTCATATCACACCTCGATTACCAGCCGATTCAAGCCAAAACGATTTGCGGAAATTATGGCCCATTCGCATGGCTATCAGTCACCTACGCCGCGTGGCGCCGCCAGTCTGTGTTGTACCAGCGAACCAGCCACCTGGTGTGGTCCCTCCTGTCAGCCCTAGTCCAGCGCCAGCGACGCCGAGTTCATCCGACCACGATCATGCGGGACGAGAGTCAGAATCCCTGCTGCCTTCCCCTCAAGGAGGAGTTCCAGCGCTCCAAGTTCTCGCTGCATCACGACGATCCCGGTGTCTTCTGTCGGTCTCAATGGCAGCGCGGGGATCGCAATATTCTGTGGCTGCTGTACCGCTGGATCTGGGCTGCGTTCTTTGCCGGCGGTGTGATTGGCAGCCTGGTAAATACTTTTAATGGAGGAACTTGGTTTATTTACCTCACGGATTGGGGATTTACCCTGTGCTTCTATGCCTGTACTTATGGAGCAGTCGTGGCCACTATTTACTTTATCAAACCATCGTATTTTGGTCAGTTTTAGAGCCATTGATGGTTGATGACTTCATTATATGACGAATTTCCTCTTGTAGCTCCTGGCAGCGTGGCTCTGAAGATCTATTGGCTTTCCCATTATACAACTGTGGTGATTGCCATGATGATAACACTTGTGTTCTGGGCAGCGCTCTATCCATGTGAGTAGATATATTGGATGTAGGTATCAGGGTGGCTCAATATCTCTTTGAATGCTTTTATAGCCATGCCTGAAATGGGTGCAGAACTGTACAACCTCTGGGCCCACGCCTTCAACTCAATTTTCATGGTCTTCGACTGCTTTATGGTGGCCTTTCCCACGCGCATCATGCACTTTGTCTACCCCTTCGCTGCGGGCATCACATATGGGATTTTCTCGCTAATTTACTTCTGGTCCGGAGGCACTGATTCGTAAGTCCCAAGATATATATAGTTTTTCAAAAAATCCATCCAATATTCCGTACCCTTAATCTCTTGCAGCATGGGTAATCGTTACATTTACTTCATCTTGGACTGGGAGAAACCGGGCCTGGCCATAGGAACGGTTTTTGGCTGCGTGGCGCTGTTGAGCTGCTTCTGCTTGTG
The sequence above is a segment of the Drosophila miranda strain MSH22 chromosome 4, D.miranda_PacBio2.1, whole genome shotgun sequence genome. Coding sequences within it:
- the LOC108163358 gene encoding protein rolling stone, whose product is MRDESQNPCCLPLKEEFQRSKFSLHHDDPGVFCRSQWQRGDRNILWLLYRWIWAAFFAGGVIGSLVNTFNGGTWFIYLTDWGFTLCFYACTYGAVVATIYFIKPSYFAPGSVALKIYWLSHYTTVVIAMMITLVFWAALYPSMPEMGAELYNLWAHAFNSIFMVFDCFMVAFPTRIMHFVYPFAAGITYGIFSLIYFWSGGTDSMGNRYIYFILDWEKPGLAIGTVFGCVALLSCFCLCVFGFYRLRLSIYNCCGRKQVEIPETRASTETVQTA